The Cottoperca gobio chromosome 6, fCotGob3.1, whole genome shotgun sequence genome has a segment encoding these proteins:
- the LOC115010197 gene encoding serine/threonine-protein kinase WNK1-like isoform X2: MSEKPDDKMVKFLAPPQKSGNGPSSGSDSMVSECRPTEVRRRHHTMERDRCNPEHRFLRRSVISDSNATALALPLPSKIPIPAPQRVQLREAAPQRHLAAASAHLPRAEPSLAQNEECAVSGRGGEQGKEIAKVDVVPSEREPAIVQDTCDGEVVVAARSAPGLGTELPSQIEPESITEVKIHHEEEGEEEDKDSAKARAEAEQREAEKKVQDDIEEAETKAVGTSPDGRFLKFDIEIGRGSFKTVYKGLDTETTVEVAWCELQDRKLSKTERQRFKEEAGMLKGLQHPNIVRFYDSWEGPSKGRKCIVLVTELMTSGTLKTYLKRFKVMKIKVLRSWCRQILKGLHFLHTRTPPIIHRDLKCDNIFITGPTGSVKIGDLGLATLKRASFAKSVIGTPEFMAPEMYEEKYDESVDVYAFGMCMLEMATSEYPYSECQNAAQIYRRVTSGVKPGSFDKVAIPEVKEIIEGCIRQNKDERYSIKDLLNHAFFQEDTGVRVELAEEDDGEMEAIKLWLRIEDVKKLKGKYKDNEAIEFSFDLNKDVPEDVAQEMVESGYVCDGDHKTIAKAIKDRVSLISRKRAQRQQVREDQEKRKLEEEQQGQLPPAQQPGQQSSMEVPQSQPVPQPAPYVSPQPNPQMAAQPASQQSSNYNTPQSTQMAGMAQGVPYIPQSTGQVPVPVQGQSVATIQPESEEPETDQQLQHTGGASHIGDRLPASTIPPEIQSPQSGISYNSPPSQHLQPQVSLPQTQNDQTQQQQLSVVQPQMQGVQPEVVPVVPGSQSVPVAPPQYGVYYQPSLPPQIPTQQVMIPPSSQSSPPQQQQQQQQQQQQQPESSASLQSSTLPQSQTGTQQLQAPMSVPQSTPLEQPGSSALVPPSVESCLSDAASGLSDGNDGSSGGRHEGRSLKRHQRRSVRSRSRHEKTAKAKLNVLSISNVGDRVAECQLETHNRKMVTFKFDLDGDNPEEIAQIMVESEFILESERESFIDQVREVIEMADEKGEGMKEGFPQMSDHQKQPELSVPMLPGISPSTIAQVVHSAGRRFIVSPVPESRLKEQFFGVTSANTSFGDEAVPSMPLGLSLSAPSGILQQAFSKMKQARVERGSTFDHSAAEQDPGTVPSTEAVLGPNSNNILAPPEAVASTAGTTFPGVPLASTATSSPPPSTGRVSPQPTSTQSQTPAAVLSDPSPPPRLSHEAAPSQLPPAANIPPTSSNVSPPSVQTSVPAVPGPQLSSSSVSSIASVTSSSTGSVPGSEQQPFNNAASSSQPVNSSIHTPQHATSQNQPVPISAQPPPPTSLPSQTQPVEPEGADLQNKTAGRDDIQALDKKLRSLFKDQSSASLDQNTGTSSPPTGTSSPPPGAALVPPSNLPLTSGVHGVLGPTTTPGQGITPAGQTPPTKHRAQTLPTGFDQAATPPSELFPPFPGPNQSQQPLGNLDAQLRRALSPETVQGGNGAQSPAAAFTLGRFQVSVATDGASSSVPDPSSIVSSSSLTPSSTSSSSSSSSSSSSSPSSPENTLHRSSSLSRGVCETDCMNGASSLSAGPASQPTTIGRFQVSTSTKATSGPTTRSKVGRFSVTVTPAPAAGSSPTHGSSVQNGPSSSTSDPHNSHTHYSSDNDDDSETEDEALHKEISRLREKHMMEIQTLQTRQKDEVEALFTRMGKPPPPSVFSPAVAMAGGRRRLKSKSHKSVRSSGQPSPIHSGSPASAQNLHGSESPPKQSPPSATEASQAVNMSSMKQLRSSPSMPSLSSCSTGSSGTSSTNGSGNCQNHSASLTQATGPTPPSSQTQKGKGTFTDDLHQLVDNWARDAINLSQCKRGPKTGAPAPLGHDIIPPANMGRKFSAPGYLCPTLPTPSTTTTTTSPHLPNPANPSIPMGPRKGSLGPVAQGFGYSSAPYNAPQWAGPTGTSQASMLNPAQPLTQYQPPTTASVSLHQGYHMGTTPAPQNSVGPGGSNLRPT, from the exons ATGTCGGAAAAGCCAGACGACAAAATGGTGAAGTTCCTAGCTCCCCCTCAGAAGAGTGGAAATGGCCCCAGTTCTGGTTCAGATTCGATGGTTAGTGAGTGCCGGCCAACAGAGGTGAGACGCCGGCATCACACCATGGAGCGTGATCGATGTAACCCTGAACACCGTTTCTTGCGTCGCAGTGTTATCAGTGATTCCAATGCTACAGCATTGGCTCTCCCTTTACCTAGCAAGATCCCCATCCCTGCACCTCAACGGGTTCAGCTACGAGAAGCCGCCCCCCAGCGGCACttggctgctgcttctgctcaTTTGCCACGGGCTGAACCAAGTTTAGCTCAAAATGAGGAGTGTGCTGTtagtggaagaggaggagaacaaGGAAAAGAAATAGCCAAGGTGGATGTAGTGCCTTCTGAGCGGGAGCCTGCCATTGTACAAGATACCTGCGATGGAGAGGTGGTGGTAGCGGCCCGCTCCGCACCAGGCTTAGGAACAGAATTGCCAAGTCAAATAGAACCTGAAAGCATCACTGAAGTGAAGATACATCATgaagaagaaggggaggaagaagatAAGGACTCTGCCAAGGCACgagcagaggcagagcagagagaagctgAGAAGAAAGTGCAGGATGACATTGAAGAGGCAGAGACCAAAGCGGTGGGAACATCACCAGATGGGCGTTTCCTCAAGTTTGATATTGAAATTGGACGTGGCTCCTTCAAGACTGTCTACAAGGGCTTGGACACTGAGACCACGGTGGAGGTGGCTTGGTGTGAGCTACAG GATCGTAAGCTTTCAAAGACGGAGAGGCAGCGCTTTAAGGAGGAAGCAGGGATGTTAAAGGGACTACAGCATCCCAACATTGTCCGTTTTTACGACTCTTGGGAGGGACCCTCCAAAGGCAGGAAGTGCATTGTACTGGTCACTGAACTCATGACTTCTGGCACCCTCAAAAC GTATCTAAAGCGGTTCAAGGTGATGAAAATTAAAGTGCTGCGGAGCTGGTGTAGACAAATCCTCAAGGGGCTCCACTTCCTTCATACTCGTACTCCCCCCATCATCCACAGGGACCTTAAGTGCGACAATATTTTCATCACAGGCCCAACAGGATCCGTCAAGATTGGAGACTTGGGACTGGCCACACTCAAGCGTGCATCCTTTGCCAAGAGTGTTATAG GTACCCCTGAGTTCATGGCGCCTGAGATGTATGAGGAGAAGTACGACGAGTCAGTGGATGTGTATGCCTTTGGAATGTGCATGCTGGAGATGGCCACCTCAGAGTACCCTTACTCAGAGTGCCAGAATGCTGCACAGATCTACCGCAGAGTTACCAGC GGGGTGAAGCCGGGCAGCTTCGACAAGGTGGCCATTCCTGAAGTGAAGGAGATCATCGAGGGATGTATTCGCCAGAACAAGGATGAGAG GTACTCGATCAAGGACCTTCTGAACCATGCCTTCTTCCAGGAGGACACAGGGGTGCGTGTGGAGTTGGCAGAAGAAGACGATGGCGAGATGGAGGCTATTAAACTGTGGCTGAGAATTGAGGATGTAAAGAAACTCAAGGGAAAGTACAAAGACAATGAAGCCATTGAGTTTTCGTTTGACCTCAACAAAGATGTCCCAGAGGATGTGGCTCAGGAAATG GTGGAGTCTGGTTATGTGTGCGACGGTGACCACAAGACCATTGCAAAGGCCATAAAGGACAGGGTATCGCTAATCAGTCGCAAGAGAGCACAGCGGCAGCAG GTCAGAGAAGATCAGGAGAAGAGAAAGCTAGAAGAAGAACAGCAGGGTCAGTTACCTCCAGCACAGCAGCCAGGACAACAGTCGAGCATGGAGGTGCCTCAGTCCCAGCCGGTGCCACAGCCTGCTCCTTATGTCTCTCCACAACCAAACCCACAGATGGCTGCCCAACCTGCATCTCAGCAGAGCTCTAACTATAACACTCCTCAATCAACCCAAATGGCTGGCATGGCACAGGGCGTCCCTTATATCCCCCAGTCAACTGGGCAAGTCCCAGTTCCAGTTCAAGGTCAGAGTGTGGCCACCATCCAGCCGGAGTCAGAGGAGCCTGAGACTGACCAACAACTACAGCACACTGGTGGAG CCAGTCACATAGGAGACAGACTGCCTGCTTCCACCATCCCTCCTGAGATCCAGTCTCCTCAGTCTGGAATATCCTACAACTCTCCTCCCAGTCAGCATCTTCAGCCCCAGGTGTCACTcccacagacacaaaatgaccaaacacaacagcagcagttgtCAGTT GTTCAACCCCAGATGCAAGGTGTCCAACCTGAAGTTGTTCCTGTTGTGCCCGGCAGCCAGTCTGTTCCAGTGGCACCACCACAG TACGGAGTTTACTACCAACCATCGCTTCCCCCTCAG ATTCCCACCCAACAAGTAATGATACCCCCATCCTCTCAGTCGTCTCccccgcagcagcagcagcagcagcagcagcagcagcagcaacagccaGAGAGCAGCGCTTCTCTCCAGAGCTCCACTCTACCACAGTCACAGACTGGAACTCAGCAGCTACAG GCTCCTATGAGTGTTCCTCAGTCAACGCCATTGGAACAGCCAGGTTCCTCTGCTCTGGTCCCACCATCTGTAGAAAG TTGCCTGTCAGATGCAGCTTCAGGTCTTAGTGACGGCAATGATGGAAGTTCAGGAGGGCGCCATGAGGGGCGCTCACTGAAACGTCACCAGCGGCGATCAGTACGCAGCCGCTCCCGCCATGAGAAGACTGCAAAGGCCAAGCTAAATGTTCTCAGT ATCTCTAATGTCGGAGACAGAGTAGCAGAGTGCCAGCTGGAAACGCACAACAGGAAGATGGTGACCTTCAAATTTGACCTTGATGGTGATAATCCGGAGGAGATCGCACAGATCATG gtTGAGAGTGAATTCATCTTGGAAAGTGAGCGGGAGTCCTTCATCGACCAGGTCCGTGAAGTCATAGAAATGGCTGATGAGAAAGGAGAGGGCATGAAGGAAGGCTTCCCTCAG ATGAGTGATCACCAAAAACAGCCTGAGCTGTCTGTTCCCATGCTGCCAG GCATTTCCCCCAGCACTATAGCCCAGGTGGTGCATTCGGCAGGACGCAGGTTCATAGTCAGCCCAGTGCCCGAGTCTCGTCTTAAAGAACAGTTCTTTGGCGTTACTTCTGCTAATACCTCCTTTGGAGATGAAGCAG tTCCTTCTATGCCATTGGGCCTTTCTCTGTCCGCTCCATCTGGGATTCTCCAGCAGGCTTTCAGTAAAATGAAGCAGGCTCGTGTGGAAAGAGGAAGCACCTTTGATCACTCTGCTGCTGAGCAAGACCCAGGCACTGTCCCGTCCACTGAGGCTGTACTCGGCCCAAACTCTAACAATATTCTGGCTCCTCCAGAGGCTGTAGCTTCAACTGCTGGCACTACCTTTCCTGGCGTGCCTCTCGCATCTACTGCAACGTCTTCACCACCTCCCTCAACTGGGAGGGTTTCCCCTCAACCAACATCCACTCAGTCCCAAACCCCAGCTGCTGTTCTGAGTGATCCCAGTCCACCTCCTCGGTTATCCCATGAAGCAGCTCCTTCACAGCTTCCACCAGCTGCCAACATCCCACCCACATCTTCCAACGTTTCTCCTCCATCAGTGCAGACCTCCGTCCCCGCAGTACCTGGGCCTCAGCTGAGCAGTAGTTCTGTCTCTTCTATTGCGAGTGTTACGTCCAGTAGTACTGGCTCTGTCCCTGGTTCAGAGCAGCAGCCTTTTAATAATGCTGCTTCGTCCTCCCAGCCTGTGAATTCGTCCATCCATACACCACAGCACGCAACGTCCCAGAATCAGCCTGTCCCAATTTCTGCTCAGCCCCCTCCTCCCACCTCGTTACCGAGTCAGACCCAGCCGGTGGAGCCAGAGGGCGCTGATCTCCAGAACAAAACTGCTGGCAGAGATGATATCCAGGCTCTAGATAAAAAGCTACGGTCCCTCTTTAAAGATCAGAGCTCTGCGTCGTTGGATCAGAACACAggcacctcctctcctcccactggGACTTCTTCCCCTCCACCTGGAGCTGCCCTGGTGCCCCCATCCAACCTTCCCCTCACCTCCGGAGTGCATGGTGTCCTGGGCCCGACAACCACCCCGGGACAGGGTATTACCCCGGCAGGACAGACGCCTCCAACAAAGCACAGGGCACAG aCTTTACCTACTGGTTTTGACCAAGCTGCTACACCTCCCTCTGAACTTTTTCCCCCATTTCCTGGACCAAATCAG TCACAGCAACCCCTGGGTAATTTGGACGCCCAGTTGAGGAGAGCTCTGAGCCCAGAGACTGTTCAGGGAGGTAACGGAGCCCAgtctccagcagcagcttttACCCTGGGACGTTTCCAG GTGTCTGTTGCTACTGATGGTGCATCCAGCAGCGTTCCTGATCCCTCGAGCattgtttcctcttcttccctaACGCCGTCCTctacatcctcctcctcttcttcttcttcctcttcctcttcctccccctcaaGTCCAGAAAATACCCTCCACCGGTCATCCTCTCTGTCCAGAGGAGTTTGTGAAACTGACTGTATGAATGGAGCCTCCTCGCTCTCTGCTGGTCCTGCCAGTCAACCCACCACTATTGGGCGCTTCCAAGTATCCACAAGCACCAAAGCCACATCTGGGCCAACCACTCGCTCTAAAGTGGGACGTTTTTCTGTCACAG TGAccccagctccagcagcaggctCCAGTCCAACACATGGTTCCAGTGTTCAGAATGGTCCCTCATCCTCAACGTCTGATCCTCATAACTCGCACACCCATTACAGTAGTGACAATGACGACGACTCTGAGACTGAGGATGAAGCTTTGCACAAGGAAATTAGCCGTCTCAGAGAAAA ACATATGATGGAGATCCAGACATTGCAGACTCGTCAGAAAGATGAGGTTGAAGCCCTGTTCACACGGATGGgaaaacctcctcctccttctgtcttctcccCCGCTGTGGCGATGGCTGGAGGTCGACGAAGGCTCAAAAGCAAAAGCCACAAATCTGTTCGCAGTAGTGGACAGCCCAGCCCCATACACTCTG GGTCCCCAGCCTCCGCTCAGAATCTTCATGGTTCAGAGTCTCCTCCAAAGCAAAGTCCACCCTCAGCAACAGAGGCATCACAAGCAGTTAACATGTCATCCATGAAACAGCTTAGATCCTCTCCCTCCATGCCCAGCCTCAGTAGTTGCTCCACAG GATCAAGTGGGACCAGCTCCACAAATGGATCAGGCAACTGCCAGAACCACTCTGCTTCTCTGACCCAGGCGACTGGACCcactcctccttcctctcaaaCCCAGAAGGGCAAAGGCACGTTCACTGATGACCTGCACCAACTGGTGGATAACTGGGCGAGGGACGCCATCAACCTCTCCCAGTGCAAGAGAGGTCCTAAAACTGGAGCACCGGCACCTCTGGGACATGAT ATTATCCCTCCAGCCAACATGGGCCGTAAATTCTCAGCTCCAGGCTACCTTTGCCCAACACTTCCCACGCCTTCCACTACCACGACCACCACGTCCCCTCACCTCCCCAACCCAGCCAATCCCTCTATCCCTATGGGGCCTCGTAAAGGCTCACTGGGCCCTGTCGCGCAGGGGTTTGGATACTCCTCAGCCCCGTACAATGCTCCTCAGTGGGCAGGACCCACAGGCACATCCCAAGCCAGCATGCTTAACCCTGCACAACCACTAACGCAGTACCAGCCGCCCACGACCGCCTCAGTGTCCCTGCACCAAGGCTACCACATGGGAACCACACCAGCCCCCCAGAATTCAGTCGGCCCCGGAGGGTCCAACCTGAGGCCAACGTAG